TTTGTCAAACAATCACTTATCCCAAAAACTTAAGCTGTTGAGTAAGGGTCatattaatggttttatattatattctaacacgccccctcacgcaagagcccttccggcttgaagcgtggataaatgcacagacCCACCTACTATGtactgataccatgtcaagcaaccactttatcccaaaagcttaagttgttgggtaagagccatattaatggttttatattatattgtaACACTTTTTATAATACGTTAATACATATTATTATgctacaattttttattttctataatttatttatattcagGAATATTATGTTTTcaataatttatgttttttaaaaaataaatatattatcttATTATTATAAGTTTGGTCACAGTTCAATTATGATTCACCATGAGAAATTTGCATATGAGTTTTACAGTATAGAATTAGTGTTAGTGGCTTAGTGCAAAGAGATGAGATTAGTAGGACCATGTACACGTTTGTGTGAAAGTGCCAAAAGGAAGAAAGCTGTGTCATTCCAATTATTATCATTTAGATCAATAAATGAATGTGACTTCCTGGAATTGAAATATTGAATTGTCATTTCAACAATCAAATTTGGGGTTGCTATATATGGATATGTGGGATGGATccaaataaggaaaaagaaagaagggAGAAACCGAGTCCGAGGGGCACCCAAAATATATCTTTTCATATAaagagcaaacctttgctttatTGCCCATCAAACCTTTCCTCTTAATTTGACATTATAGAAAGTGAGAGTCGACATTAAGactttgtttggttggaggaaaGGAAAgggggaagaaaagaaaacacgAAATTCGAGGTGTGAATTTAGATTAAGATGTAGTCTAAATTCACACCTCAaattccgtgttttctttcatTCCCCCTTTCATTCCCTCCAACCAAACGAAGTATAATTCTATTTGGAACAAGGGAGAGGAAAATTTAAGTGTTCtgttcaatttaatttaattgttttGTCATACtcattttaaaaatgaaaatgtttGGTCAACATTTAAAAGGTGTAAACACATTGCatgagatatgaagaaaaaaaaaacgtaataTTTAAATGTGATATGAATGAAAaagtaaaaaagtaaaaatgtgCATGAAAAATGTCGTTACTACTCAATGATTTATAAATGGGGAAAAGAAACTTAATTTCCTCCGCCCACAATGAAATTATTACATTCCATCATTGAGCAGAAAACATCATTTCATATCCCATTTTTGGCCAAAAGACTGCAATAATTAATTTCGATTAAACATCAATTCCCATTTTTATTTGAGCTATCGATCAATATAATTTTTCACGTATACcttcttttttgaaaattaatcaTAGATATAGTATTTTTTAAATGAGTGATGTAAGTAATTAGTATTACtcaagaaattaaaatattttaatggtAGGATTTAATTTCCAACtttgtaaaatgaaaaaaattaatcaattagtTTTCTGCCACTTTAAAGCACTGACTGTAAAGATAAGAGAATAATGGAAAGTCCCTTATCTCATTGCTCAAACCTGTTTCTGTTCAATTGTATGagaatttatttatttcctGCATTCTATTCTTGTATAATTTTCCTTTGCGTCAAACTTTTAgtcctacttttttttttttttggaaaaaggtgGGTGCGGCTCTGCTAGGGCAAACTTTGGTAACTCTCCTTGATGGCTGCGACGATGGACGTTGACGGCTCCAAACCGCCAGATGATGGAAAGCTCCCTGAGCGCCCCTCCTTCCGTGATAAACTAATGGGGGGTGCAAGGGCTGAAGCACCAAAGGAAGTGAAGGACCTAGTGGATCAAGGGCGAATGAAAATCCAGTTAGTGAACGGTAACAGGCTACTGCCAAGAATAGTAACTGATCCGTCTGTGGTCGAGGAAATGAGTGCTCCATGGAAGGAGGCCTTGGTGGTAACCCTCTTGGGTAAAACCCTTGGCTATCGCACAATGAAACTCAAGCTGGCAAATGTGTGGCGGCTGAATGGGGAATTTGACATGATTGATGTTGGTAATGGTTTCTACATGGTGAAATTTGATATCAAAGAGGACAAGGAAAAGGTGATGAATGGAGGGCCATGGATGTTGTTCGACCATTACTTAGCAGTGTCAACATGGAGCCCAAAATTCATATCGCCGGCGACAAGAGTAACAAATACACTAGCTTGGGTCAGGATTCCAGGGCTCAATGTGGTGTTCTATGATGAAAGCTATTTGCTGTCGGTAGCAAGGGCGATTGGAAAACCAATCAAGGTGGATCGGAATACTCTGAAAGCTGATAGGGGGAGGTTTGCGAGGATCTGTGTCGAACTAGACCTCACGCTTCCTGTGGTGGGCAAGGTGTGTATTGAAGACTACTGGTATAACATTGAATATGAGGGGCTTCATGTGATCTGTACGAAATGTGGATGCTACGGTCATCGCAGTCGGGATTGTAGAGACTCTCCGGTAACCACGGAAGGAGATCAAGAGCCGGTGCCCCCTGCAGACGGCGGCCAAGGGCCAAACCCTAGCCAGGAAACGGCGCAGGCAACCAATGCGTTTAATCAGAAGAACACAGAAAAGGAAACAATGGAAGTAAGGGAAAGTAGCGTAATTTCAGGAGAGAAAACTGGAAATATACATGGACTAGGTGCACAATCAGGGGCCATGGAAAATGTGGTAATTAATCTGGAAGAGGATTTCCAAATCATGGGAGATTGGATCACAGTGACcaagaaaaaaagagataagAAAACGGCTCCAAAAAATCTGGGGCACAAAGGGAATATCCCACGGCCAGATTCGCATGGAGTAGTAATTGGCAAATCATTGCCAAGGAGTGCAGCACAGAAACCGAGGGAGGAGCAAACGGTTAATACAAATTTCATGCCACCTGGGGCCCACTTCACGTTTGGCAGTGGCAGTCGTTTAGGGCACAAGGTTCACGGAAATAAAAACAAACGGTCCCGTGTGGAGGAGACAAATGGCCATGTCACTGATCAAGCAAGCCAACCCATGGACCCTGGTGACCAATCACTTCAGGAGCAGGGAGACACAGGATTAAATGGTGATGGAACAATGCATGAATCCATGCACCGTAGTGGTGCCAATTTGGATAGCTTTATCCAAGTCGACAACGCTACCCTTGCACTGCCAGGTTGACTCTCTCGTAGAGCATGGCCCCTTCCCTCTCATTAATAGTTTTTATGATTGGATTtgaagataaaaaaattatgtctTGGAATATTAGGGGTGCCATGAATGAGCACAGTAAACGTGTGCTGAAAGAATTAATCCGTAGTAAACATCCGGATATTATAATTCTATTAGAGACTAGATGCCAGTATGAAAGAGTCAGGAGATTCTGGGAGTCCTTGGAATACTCTCCTATATACATCTCAGAAGCAAGCGGATTTAGTGGGGGTATCTGGGTGCTTAAAAATAATAGAGTATCCTTGTCCTTCAGGCTGATGGATAGACACCAACAGGCTGTTACTTTTGAACTGTGGAAAGACAACTTTTCTTGGATTTGTAGCGCTGTGTATGCCTCCCCAGTACCAACTCAGCGAGAAGCCTGTTGGCAATACTTAATCGGGCTTCGCCAGAGGATTTCTCTCCCTTGGATGATCATTGGTGACATGAATGagattcttcttccttctgaaGTTAGAGGAGGAGATTTCCATCTCAACCGAGCGACGCGATTTGCCCAAATACTTGAAGATTGCGGAATGGTGGACCTCGGATCAGTTGGAGGGAGGTTTACCTGGTTCAGGAAGGCGAATGATCGTATAATCATCTCCAAGCGTCTTGACAGAGCCCTGGGGGATGTGGACTGGAGACTGGCATTCCCGGATGCCTATGTTGAGATTTTAAACAGGGTTTCCTCTGACCACTGCCCGTTGCTATTACACTGTGGTGCCTCTCCTCTTCCTAATAATAATCGTCCATTCAGGTTTTTGGCTGCTTGGGTAGATCATCCCAATTACCAAACGGTGGTGGAGAAAGCGTGGCAAAGGGGTTCTAACGAAATTGTCAGCAAGCTAGACCAGGTCAGGAAGGACTCTATTACTTTTAATAAAGAAGTGTTTGGAAATATTTTTCGGAGAAAGCGGTGGGTGGAAGGCCGTCTCAGGGGTGTGCAGAGAGAACTTGATAGGTTAGTTACTTCTGACATGATGAGATTTGAAGCTGAACTTCAAATGGAATATAAGAATATCCTTAAGCAGGAAGAGCTCCTTTGGTATCAGAAGGCTAGAGATGATAGAATTAAGTTTGGTGATCGAAATACCTCCTACTTCCATGCTCACACAGTAATAAGGAGAAAACGTAATATGATTCATAGACTGAAATTACGTGATGGTGACTGGTGCACAGACAAGGAAAATCTAATAGAGGAAGCACAATCCTACTTCCAAAGTCTTTTTGCTGCCCAGGATAGTTCAGTTAGGGAGGAGTTCACTCATAATAGGTTCCCTTCTCTTTCGGATGGTGATAGGGCCGTGCTTTCACTCTCTATACTGAAGGAGGAGGTCTACAAAGCTCCCATGTCCATGAAATCATTTACGGCTCCAGGACTGGATGGTTTTCAACCTTTCTTTTTCAAGAAATATTGGGGGGTCGTTGGGGATGATTTGTGGGATATTGTGGCAAATGCTTTTATTTCAGGTACTGTAAATGAGAAACTCTTGGAGACTCTTATAGTGCTAATTCCTAAGATGGATAGTCCTTCCTCAATCAAAGAATTTCGCCCAATCAGTTTATGCAATGTCACTTATAAATTGATTACCAAGGTGATTGTCAACAGAGTCCGACCTTTTCTGAATAAACTTATTGGCCCTATGCAGAGTAGTTTCTTACCGGGGAGAGGTACCATGGACAATGCTTTTCTGGCCCAGGAAATTGTTCACCACATGAATGCATCCAGGGCGAAGCATGGTAATTTGGTGTTTAAGATTGACTTAGAGAAGGCTTATGACAGCGTCTCTTGGTATTTCCTTGAGGAGACACTTCACTACTTTGGCTTTCCGGgtacattaattaatttaatcatGTGTTGTGTGACATCCTCCAGTCTCTCAATCTTATGGAATGGTTCCCGTCTCCCCTCGTTCAGGCCGGGTCGTGGCCTCAGACAAGGCGATCCGCTTTCCCCTTACCTTTTTGTGTTCTGCATGGAAAGATTGTCAGTTTGCATTGATCAGTTAGTTACTTCAAACCTTTGGAAGCCAATTCAGGTTTCCCCCCATGGGCCTCCaatttctcatttatttttcGCTGATGATGTTCTGCTTTTCTGTAAAGCGACTACTGTGCAGGTTCAACTTGTGGCTGAGACTCTCCAAAAATTCTGTGTAGCATCAGGATTGAAGGTGAATATCGCCAAGTCAAAAGCGATCTCTTCCAAGGGTGTTCTGGCGGCGGTGCGTGAGGAAATTCGAGCAATTGCACCTATTCCCTTTGTCCGAGACCTTGGCAAGTATCTGGGATTTCCTTTGTCCAGCGGTCGAGTATCTCGAAGCAAGTTTAATTTTCTCCTGGAAAACATTCAGAGGAAATTAGCCTCTTGGAAGGTTAATCTTCTCAATGTGGCAGGTAGGGCTTGTCTTGCAAAAGCAGTGCTAGCAACGATCCCAACATATGTCATGCAGGTTTTTTGGCTACCAAGAAGCattattcaaaaaattaatcaagCTATGCGAGGCTTCATTTGGGCTAAGAGTGGAGGACAACGAGGGTGGCATCTCATCAATTGGAATACAGTGATTCAGGGGCGTAAAGAAGGTGGATTAGGGATCAAGGAGATGGCGGACTTCAATACATCTCTCCTTGGAAAAGCAGTTTGGTGTTTGGCTCAAAATACTTCTGAGAAATTATGGGTTAGAGTTCTTAAACATCGTTACCTACATCAGTCATCCATTCTCACTGTAAAGGCTCGTTCTAATGATTCTCCAGTTTGGAAAGGAATCCTCCGAGCTCGGGACCAGTTGAGAGATGGAATGCGATTCCGGCTAGGGAAAGGGAACACGTCTGTTTGGTTTTCTGATTGGACTGGGGAAGGACCGCTGGCTCTTCAAGTACCTTTCGTGCACATCTCGGACTCTGCGTTGAAGCTGCAAGATCTGATTGTCGATGGTCATTGGGATTTACAAAGGTGCAGTACGTGGATGAATGCTCATGTTATAGAGCAATTTAATAAGGTTCAACCGCATTTAATTCAAAGTGAAGAAGATACATGGTGCTGGGAGCATGGTGGCTCGGGCTCTTACTCTGTGAGAGCGGGGTATGCTTGGTTGAGAATGAATAAGCAACCAAACAATCCCGGTGTGGACTGGGCTTGGCTTTGGAGAATCCCGGTTCCAGAGAAAGTGCATATTTTCCTGTGGCTGCTGTTGCATAAGGCTTTACCAGTTAATGTTAATAGATTTAAGTGTCATTTGTCAGCAACGGAGGGATGCTCTCGATGCTCATCGTCGCGCGAGGACTGTATTCATTGTCTTAGAGAGTGCCCCCACTCACGTGAACTCTGGTTGAAGATTGGTGCTTGGGCGTGGAACAACTTTGCAGCGCCTGATTTAATGGATTGGGTCACCTCCCAAGCTAGAGGCCCTAATGCAGTAAAGTTTGTGGCTGGTCTTTGGGGAGTGTGGAAGTGGCGAAACAATATGGTGCTTGACCCTCACCCTTGGCCTCTCAATGTCGCTTGGAGTAACTTGTGTCGAGAGTATGATGATTTCTTGCATGCTCTCCAACCTGACGAACTTCTCACTGGAGCGGGCCTTCTCAATAATGTCTGGCGTCCTCCGGCTGCTGATTTTGTTAAACTTAACACATATGGTAGTTACATAGAACCCACAAAGTGCATGGGGGGTGGGGGTTTGCTGCGGGACAAGGCCGGTTGCTGGCTGGCGGGCTTTACGTCCTTGGCTCACGGTGGTGGTGCCTTCGAAGCGGAAGCCATGGCTTTACGGGATGGCATGTTATTGGCGTGGGATCAGGGGTATAAACAAGTAGCTTGTGACATTGATTGTGAGGAGTTAGTTACTATCCTGGACCACACTGATCAGGACCTGGTTCTTCACCATCCTCAGGTTCTTGTGCTCAGGGAAATCTTGACACTTATGGCTCGTGATTGGAGAGTGACCGTTAATTGGGTTCATCGTGATGGTAATGCAGCTGCAGATTGGCTTGCTAAATATGGACATAGCCTCTTAGATCCTGGTGTTCATGCCATTCGTCAGCCGGAGAGTGAGCTTCAACTTCTCCTGCTGAAGGATTCCCTTGTTGTGCCGTAGTTTCTTGCTCTCGTatgttaattttccgatgtaacaaaaaaaaaaacttttagtcctacatataaaaaatgaggggtaaatggtcacattggtccTTGAATGTTTTCACCGACTTCATGCGTTTGATTGTATCATGGATTGTTGATAGGAGACATAGACAACCCATTGCCCCTCAGGTATAGACCCTATACGTGTAAGccctataatatttttttatttcatgcgTTACACGGAAATATTGTTGGCTTGTCATTTCAAGGATCACACTTGGAAACGCCTCCTCCTAATTAAAGcgtaattataattaaataagcCTTAGTTAGTCAAAGGAACTCACAGCACGATTCTCATTGTGAGCACAAAACATTTAACAATTGCGAGTTCAAACTCTCAGTTGTGCAGTCGATTTATTGTAGAATATTACCCCAAATTAATATACTAGTAGTACTACACAACCCCCTTACCCTTGGTCATGAAACATGAACACTTTGTTTGGTTGTAGGGAGATAGATAGAGAAGAGATtgagggaagagagagagatagagacgAGATACTTGAGGCACCATCGTTTGGTTGCAACATAAACAAAAGAGAGATGGTTAATTTCTGTGGGCCCTACCCCTTTTTATGGTTCCCCCAAATTGCGAAGAGATAAGAAGAGGAACGCTCACCCCTTTTCTTTCTGCCCTTTCTACCCTTCTTTGCCCGCGAGTTCTTCCTTGTTCTCCCGCGTGTTCTTCCTTGTTTTCTGATAAATGTTCCCCTACTCCATGTGTGTAGCAGCGGCACAGACGTAACCTTCGGTGGCTGAGCATCCGGCGTCGACCCACCAGCAAAGGGTGCTTATCTTTGTTTATTTAAGTGGATCGATCTTGCCCACCACCATTTCCGACTCATCTTACGACCCACTGCCACCGAGCGCATTTTAATCTGTCACCAAACTCAGGTATTTCATCCTTCAACTCGACACACTGTTTTTGTGTCTCTAATCCATTTATTTCATTCTATTGAAGGATTTATCTCTATTATAATTACATATCGATTCTTTGGTTTACTGTGTTGTTTGGGATTGATTCTTTCTTCATATTAGTGCTGTTATTATTGCGTGAAATGGGGCAAATATTGTTTTGCTCCAAGTTGTACTCTTTCACATGAATTTAAATTCTAGAGCATCGATGGAACTGCAGAGGTAAGACATGCCATTTGTAAAAATTGTCACTTGATTATAAAGAGGTAATTAGAGGTaagcttataaaaataaaaaataaaacttgattATAAAGACATGTAATAGAGGTAAGCTTACAGATATTTCATCCTTGATTATAAAGACATGCCACTTTGCAATTTCATAATTGAGattgaaatttattttaatttctggTTTCTGTATTCAAAATTTTCTCATTTGTTCATGTCTTGCATAAGGTCTCTTTTTAGTTTGTCCTATGGATAGAGCCTTGAATTGTGATAACCATGAAGATGTCAATATTGATGATCATACTGAACTGTTAAATCAAGTTGAGAGGGACGAAGATGACCATATTGATCTTGGAATGTCGATTCAAGTGCAAATTTTGAATAGTACCCGACAAGAGTTGGAAAAGAGGCAATACATTGGTGCTGTTGTCTTGCTATGTTATGTGGTACATACATTGCATTTGTTTCAAATGGTGACCACTTCTTTTCATCGACGAGTCCAAGATGTGGATCCACAAAGAGAGCGTAGGCGTCGTGAGTTAATGGGTTACCTAACACATACAGAGAAGTGTCGCGACATTATACGCATGGGGCCTAAAGCATTCCTTCGATTGTGCCAGAAAATAAGAGGCACAGGTTTAGTAAAGGATAATATATGGTCCACTGTAGAGGAGCAAGTGGCAAAATTTTTACACATTATAGGACATAATGTTAAA
This is a stretch of genomic DNA from Lotus japonicus ecotype B-129 chromosome 1, LjGifu_v1.2. It encodes these proteins:
- the LOC130712053 gene encoding uncharacterized protein LOC130712053 — protein: MDVDGSKPPDDGKLPERPSFRDKLMGGARAEAPKEVKDLVDQGRMKIQLVNGNRLLPRIVTDPSVVEEMSAPWKEALVVTLLGKTLGYRTMKLKLANVWRLNGEFDMIDVGNGFYMVKFDIKEDKEKVMNGGPWMLFDHYLAVSTWSPKFISPATRVTNTLAWVRIPGLNVVFYDESYLLSVARAIGKPIKVDRNTLKADRGRFARICVELDLTLPVVGKVCIEDYWYNIEYEGLHVICTKCGCYGHRSRDCRDSPVTTEGDQEPVPPADGGQGPNPSQETAQATNAFNQKNTEKETMEVRESSVISGEKTGNIHGLGAQSGAMENVVINLEEDFQIMGDWITVTKKKRDKKTAPKNLGHKGNIPRPDSHGVVIGKSLPRSAAQKPREEQTVNTNFMPPGAHFTFGSGSRLGHKVHGNKNKRSRVEETNGHVTDQASQPMDPGDQSLQEQGDTGLNGDGTMHESMHRSGANLDSFIQVDNATLALPG